One segment of Drosophila mauritiana strain mau12 chromosome 3R, ASM438214v1, whole genome shotgun sequence DNA contains the following:
- the LOC117142522 gene encoding uncharacterized protein LOC117142522 yields MVKIVNQHCDLGLALLLVWTWLTRLVVAGLLVDIPTSSRLAAEREELQLSRQDVGRLSYQSIHRMLRDENEPASFRGELRYQQKRHKRELELNAPANKLNLTHRDLRTFNSTGGQWKGDFQVITAMDLSSNQLESLSLDNFNQLRQLDLGNNSLEVIPLSLADTNMSLPFLTLDLSCNKFSQVSASFFAQRLPQLKNLNLAHNELLNISRESFYNLLELQTLVLSHNNISDIDYETFLALPNLQYLDLSHNRLSGSAIRALQGIPDLVSLSIAYNPDVGVAMQEFVASWSLKELDASGTGLCQVPAALAQSVRTLKLSDNWLKAINCGDMDSYPLLQYLDLSHSRIAQVEDDALGRLELLESLFLDHNLLMRVPSSLPPSLEHLFLQHNQIMELPPQAFVGLVNLQTLDLSNNRLIFLPPLSLPKLLTLNLQSSGVESVSQSIVHTLPQLRDLLLEDNPIKCSDLLGIAEWASPCRSVDVGQSNGASVSGRVDLKTEYLQFHNFYENFSSRECGIRKPENDTKPPSCSLTRAATTLTTTPRSMSKVKKSQEAQPTATSVEVAAAAAATSEKTDIHATSAAAPAAQSTAAATTAEREAIATATSSETTATPTLAAAAAMQSAGNIPAQLTTKTLRPTETTSLAQLQRRQQMPGMPAKTTETPAKNLPSLAQTKATTALPILATRDAATATTEINSDKPTNISGATKTVATSAAEIATPPAIEVPQTILAGKKFDKMPADKAHETLLKYPTRDTSGQVATTPHKHATLQLHVKDRHLIGTPLLMHKGDVLLVDAEQLLLPGTATVADADSEVLDPSQQHQSAEQEKHQSATDKRQADAINGDTKSPAKSHKKKPSLSIKKMTYSTKHAAKTVEDMAATSKTPQHQHSSVNTPKEAAPEELSTFAQLKAYVELKSESKPEHLMDQREENHHNLTGNHPGVMLLVACVLFIVLLAGLAHVYRCELPWQRSNRSGQLRPHHQRHLNETDDAHSFLHYQGSVNSNGGDPARLQKWHHSTRREAPYSSPLHNLQARELQQQRCQQFYSSSLADKSSTTSSSSSGSSRSSLHSPSRDDSYYIEMAPSSPAAANLPSLPMELLGSRSNALGCRTDRVAATDLGGTTEAVPSSAAAIKSVSSRLMTPSSRRLNIW; encoded by the exons ATGGTGAAAATCGTGAACCAACACTGTGATCTAGGCCTGGCCCTCCTCCTGGTCTGGACGTGGCTAACAAGGCTGGTGGTGGCGGGCCTTCTGGTCGACATCCCCACCTCATCACGCCTGGCCGCTGAACGGGAGGAGCTGCAGTTGTCCCGGCAGGACGTGGGGCGGCTTAGCTACCAGAGTATCCATCGTATGCTGAGGGACGAAAACGAACCTGCCAGCTTTCGGGGGGAATTGCGATACCAACAGAAACGCCACAAAAGGGAGCTCGAGCTGAATGCGCCGGCCAACAAGCTTAATCTCACCCACCGCGACTTAAGGACATTCAATAGCACTGGTGGTCAGTGGAAGGGGGACTTTCAAGTGATCACCGCCATGGATCTGAGCAGCAATCAACTAGAGAGCCTCAGCTTGGACAACTTCAATCAACTGAGGCAGCTGGACTTGGGTAACAACTCCCTGGAGGTTATACCCTTGAGTTTGGCAGACACCAATATGTCACTACCCTTTTTGACGCTCGATCTTTCCTGCAACAAATTCAGCCAAGTTTCTGCCAGCTTTTTTGCCCAGCGATTGCCTCAATTGAAAAATCTGAACCTGGCTCACAATGAATTGTTAAACATTTCCCGGGAATCATTCTACAATTTGTTGGAACTACAAACGTTAGTTCTCAGCCACAACAACATCTCGGATATTGACTACGAAACATTTTTGGCACTACCGAATCTGCAATATTTGGATTTATCCCATAACCGCTTAAGTGGATCCGCAATTCGTGCTCTGCAGGGAATTCCTGATTTGGTCAGCCTTTCCATCGCTTACAATCCAGATGTGGGAGTGGCGATGCAGGAGTTCGTCGCCTCCTGGAGCCTCAAAGAGTTGGATGCCAGTGGCACTGGATTGTGCCAGGTGCCTGCAGCTCTGGCCCAATCTGTGAGGACTCTCAAGTTGTCCGACAACTGGCTCAAG GCAATTAATTGCGGTGACATGGACAGCTATCCGCTGCTGCAGTACCTTGATCTCTCGCACTCCCGCATTGCCCAAGTGGAGGACGATGCCCTGGGACGATTGGAGCTCCTCGAATCACTTTTCCTCGACCACAATCTTCTGATGCGAGTGCCCAGCAGTCTGCCACCATCGCTGGAACACTTATTTCTGCAGCACAATCAGATAATGGAGCTTCCGCCACAGGCTTTTGTGGGATTGGTCAATCTACAGACTCTGGACTTATCCAACAATCGATTGATCTTTCTGCCCCCGCTATCACTGCCCAAATTGCTCACCCTGAATCTGCAATCTTCAGGGGTGGAGAGCGTTAGCCAATCGATAGTGCACACACTGCCACAGTTAAGGGATCTTCTACTGGAGGACAACCCCATTAAGTGCAGCGATTTGTTGGGCATTGCCGAATGGGCCAGTCCTTGCAGGTCAGTGGATGTGGGTCAATCGAATGGGGCAAGTGTGAGTGGGCGCGTGGATCTAAAAACGGAGTATCTGCAGTTCCACAATTTCTACGAAAACTTCAGCAGCCGAGAGTGTGGTATAAGAAAACCGGAAAATGACACAAAGCCGCCTTCTTGCAGCCTGACAAGGGCAGCAACAACATTAACAACAACACCCAGAAGTATGTCAAAAGTTAAAAAGTCACAAGAAGCACaaccaacagcaacatcagtgGAAGTAGCAGcggccgcagcagcaacatcagaaAAAACGGACATACacgcaacatcagcagcagcaccagcagcacaGTCGACTGcggcggcaacaacagcagaaaGAGAAGCgattgcaacagcaacatcaagcGAGACCACAGCAACACCAACtctcgcagcagcagcagcaatgcAATCAGCTGGCAACATCCCTGCCCAGTTAACCACAAAAACGTTGCGGCCAACAGAAACAACTTCGTTAGCGCAACTGCAGCGTCGGCAACAAATGCCTGGCATGCCGGCCAAAACaacagaaacgccagcaaaGAACCTGCCAAGTTTGGCCCAGACAAAGGCAACAACAGCACTTCCCATTTTGGCAACACGAGATGCTGCTACAGCAACAACGGAAATAAATTCCGACAAGCCAACGAACATTAGCGGTGCCACAAAAACAgtagcaacatcagcagcagaaaTAGCAACACCACCAGCAATTGAAGTGCCACAAACCATTTTGGCCGGAaaaaaatttgacaaaatgCCAGCCGATAAGGCACACGAGACTTTATTAAAATACCCAACAAGGGACACATCCGGTCAAGTTGCAACAACGCCACACAAACATGCAACACTGCAGCTGCACGTTAAGGATCGACATCTAATTGGCACACCGCTGCTGATGCACAAGGGCGATGTCCTTTTGGTGGATGCCGAACAGTTGCTGCTGCCTGGTACGGCCACCGTGGCGGATGCGGATTCGGAAGTCCTGGACCCGAGCCAACAACATCAGTCAGCGGAGCAGGAAAAGCACCAGTCAGCGACTGATAAGCGACAAGCGGATGCAATAAACGGCGACACAAAGTCGCCGGCGAAAAGCCACAAAAAGAAACCATCGCTGAGCATCAAGAAGATGACCTACAGTACCAAACACGCGGCGAAAACTGTGGAAGATATGGCAGCCACCTCGAAGACACCGCAACACCAACATAGCAGTGTGAACACACCCAAAGAGGCAGCTCCCGAGGAGCTGAGCACCTTTGCGCAGCTAAAAGCCTATGTGGAGCTAAAGAGCGAATCGAAACCGGAACACCTAATGGACCAGCGGGAGGAAAACCATCATAATCTTACAGGAAATCATCCCGGAGTCATGCTACTGGTGGCCTGCGTTTTGTTCATCGTCCTGCTCGCCGGTTTGGCCCACGTCTATCGCTGTGAATTGCCTTGGCAAAGGAGCAACCGCTCTGGTCAATTGCGACCGCATCATCAAAGGCATCTAAACGAAACCGATGATGCGCACAGCTTCCTGCACTATCAGGGATCTGTGAACTCCAATGGCGGAGATCCGGCTCGCCTGCAAAAGTGGCACCACAGCACGCGTAGAGAAGCGCCCTACAGCTCCCCGCTGCACAATCTGCAAGCGCGggaactgcaacagcaacgcTGCCAGCAATTCTATAGCTCCTCGCTGGCGGACAAGAGCTCAACCACCTCGTCATCCTCATCGGGAAGCAGTCGCAGTAGCCTGCACTCGCCCAGCAGAGATGACAGCTACTATATAGAAATGGCCCCCAGTAGTCCAGCAGCAGCCAACCTGCCAAGTTTGCCCATGGAACTCTTGGGCAGCAGGAGTAATGCCCTCGGATGCCGGACGGATCGAGTGGCAGCCACCGATCTGGGCGGTACGACAGAGGCGGTACCCTCTTCGGCGGCGGCCATCAAGTCGGTGAGCAGCAGACTGATGACGCCCAGTTCGCGGAGGCTGAACATCTGGTGA